In Zea mays cultivar B73 chromosome 7, Zm-B73-REFERENCE-NAM-5.0, whole genome shotgun sequence, the following proteins share a genomic window:
- the LOC103632946 gene encoding uncharacterized protein, whose product MGAACVSFSRSPQASPAAEPSQRAAAATVKVVNLDGSMARLAVAGTVVTAREALAAGGRRHRTLPPPPLFLCSADELGFDAPPRALAADEALQPGQLYLVLPDSALRRPLTAKDMAALAVKAATALAAEAGLAAGLSPGRDSRGGTPAGKRPRRQSAARVAPLLVAVSKESSPPPPGDGAARKNDVHRGYAARPAGQDGGRAAGKTRKGASYRARGSRHRAVVQRLSAISEDGE is encoded by the coding sequence ATGGGCGCCGCGTGCGTCTCCTTCTCGCGCTCGCCGCAGGCGTCGCCGGCTGCAGAGCCGTCCCAGCGAGCGGCGGCGGCCACGGTCAAGGTTGTGAACCTGGACGGCTCCATGGCGCGCCTCGCGGTCGCAGGGACGGTCGTCACGGCGCGCGAGGCGCTGGCAGCGGGCGGCCGCCGCCACCggacgctgccgccgccgccgctcttcCTCTGCAGCGCCGACGAGCTGGGCTTCGACGCGCCCCCGCGCGCGCTGGCCGCGGACGAGGCGCTCCAGCCGGGGCAGCTCTACCTCGTGCTGCCCGACTCCGCGCTGCGCCGGCCGCTGACCGCCAAGGACATGGCCGCGCTCGCCGTTAAGGCCGCCACGGCGCTCGCGGCCGAGGCGGGTCTCGCCGCCGGCCTGTCGCCGGGGCGCGACAGCCGAGGCGGGACGCCGGCGGGCAAGAGGCCGCGGCGGCAGTCGGCAGCGCGAGTGGCTCCTCTTCTAGTCGCCGTGAGCAAGGAGAGCAGCCCGCCTCCGCCTGGCGATGGTGCTGCTCGGAAGAACGACGTGCACCGTGGGTACGCAGCGCGTCCTGCGGGTCAAGACGGTGGACGCGCAGCGGGGAAGACGAGGAAGGGAGCTAGCTACAGAGCCCGCGGTTCTCGCCATCGTGCCGTCGTGCAGAGGCTAAGCGCTATCTCGGAGGACGGCGAGTGA
- the LOC100286217 gene encoding TMV response-related protein, whose product MHRTRVCKRRRPMGSCVSRSGAMSTAAESVHALTAKVVDLDGSVAQFAPPVTAQEALAATASGAQPSSSSRFLCCSDALDFDAPISALAAHDALHPGQLYFALPASMLGRPLSAQGMAALAVKACAALGTAPVGSVPSSSSSLDRSEARAASSWPQRWQSTGRVAPLVVVRADAHGEWKTYPVHGGYKAARVGGGGGGGDQTVGKTKNGVGYKGIARDLAPIQRLSVIVEGAELVSDPFIEQYSVVLVN is encoded by the coding sequence ATGCACAGAACCAGAGTCTGCAAGAGAAGAAGGCCAATGGGTTCGTGCGTCTCCCGCTCCGGCGCGATGTCGACGGCGGCGGAGTCCGTGCACGCGCTCACGGCCAAGGTCGTGGACCTCGACGGCTCCGTGGCGCAGTTCGCGCCGCCCGTCACGGCGCAAGAGGCCCTGGCCGCCACCGCCAGCGGAGCgcagccgtcgtcgtcgtcgcgctTCCTCTGCTGCTCCGACGCGCTGGACTTCGACGCGCCCATCAGCGCGCTGGCCGCGCACGACGCGCTGCACCCGGGGCAGCTCTACTTCGCCCTGCCAGCGTCCATGCTCGGCCGGCCGCTGTCCGCCCAGGGCATGGCCGCGCTCGCCGTCAAGGCCTGCGCGGCTCTGGGGACAGCGCCGGTCGGCAGCgtcccgtcgtcgtcgtcgtcgctggacAGAAGCGAGGCCCGTGCGGCCAGCAGCTGGCCGCAGCGGTGGCAGTCCACGGGACGAGTCGCGCCGCTCGTCGTCGTGCGCGCTGACGCGCACGGGGAGTGGAAGACTTACCCGGTGCACGGCGGGTACAAGGCGGCGCGtgttggcggcggcggcggcggcggcgaccagACGGTGGGGAAGACGAAAAACGGAGTCGGTTACAAGGGTATCGCCCGTGACCTTGCACCCATTCAGAGGCTAAGCGTGATCGTGGAAGGAGCAGAGCTAGTGAGTGATCCATTCATTGAACAGTATTCAGTAGTACTAGTAAACTAG